ttttatttagcatTATAATTTTTCTCTAATATAATCATTGTAGAAGAGTTTAACAGAAAAATCTTACAATGCATCCTAAGAAGATCAAATATCGTTGAAATGGTTGTAGGCAATGATAAATGTGGCAAAAGAAGTGACATATAACTTTTACATAAtaaattctttatttcttttcatccTTTCGCTGCATTGCGAATTCAGCCTAACTGGATAATATTGGTATCAGCTAGAATATAAAGAAAGTAGACCTTCCATATCATCTGAGCTCAAACCCCTCTTCTTTACTCCTTCTACAATACGGGGATACATAATGGATGATTCAATACGACTATGATCAAGTCCAAGAAGGTGCCCTACCTCATGAAGTGAAACGCCCATAAAGTCAACTTGATTTGGACCTACGTTAGCACCGATAGTCCAATTCTCATCTGCGTCAAAATGTAGCCTGCCATTTGTTGGAGGCATAGCATGAGCTAATTCGCCACCCCTCCCATCGAAAGGCATACCGTCCCCATGATCACCACGGTGGAATCCTATAATCATGTCAGCATCTCTAACATTATCTgtgaattcaaatttgaaatcagAAAATCTTGCCCACTGTCCGAAACCATATGAGCAACCTGCTTTTATTTCGTACAATTTCAAATTAGGTGTAGCAGTGGATTCAAACGCGTATTTGAGGTTACGCATATAATATGGCCATTTTGGTACACCAGGCATAAATGCAAACTCTGGCTGTGTTAGACTACCATTGATAATATCAGGAACTCCACAACGCGGCAATGACATCTCTTTGATGGTGTCGGTGTCAAGCTTTCCAGTAacattcaaatgaaaaaatgtcTGGTATGTTTTGATGGCGAACTCCAAGGCTTCATCAAACTCATCATCTTCAAAGTTGTTTGAATCTTCGTAGTTTAAGTATCCATACTTGTTGAGATAGTGCTTGACTTCACGTAAGCCTTACACCCTCTGACCCTTTTGGGATTCCTCTACATCTTTCAAGGACTTGAAAAATTCTGGGATCCGTTTGGCATTCGTAAAACTGACTGATTGAATTACAAGAAATTGAATTAAGAGAACAAGGGAAGCTTTTGAGATATAAAGTAGATTCTTAGCCATTTTAAATTGTCTAGGTATGTATTTGTGATGGGAAAATCATAATAATGTAGTTCATCTTTATATAGTACTACTCCCTCCGTAGATGATGACTAAGAGTAGGGACCCGTCCGACCCGACCCAATTTGAAAGtcttttaagtatttttttataaattttttattataaatatataaaaaagttcaTATTATAGATATTTCTCTTATTTCCTTTTCCAATTTAAAACTTTGAtcccttctaaaaaaaataaaactttaattaaatCCTTCTCATTTATGACCCaaacatattttatttctaatacaaatttaaattaaaccTTAAAAGGTACTCTTTTGGCATTAATGACCCAAATTATTTGAGTTAGCCTGTCAAATTTTAGTACATTAAACTTCAATTACAAAACATGCAATTAGataaatgctatgtccacattattttgtgcttcatgatgatgaaaaaataaagaatttattaCTACTGATAAGAAGTTATTAATATTAATGACAAATAATTATgacactaataaaaataataactaagtaaaaaactataattactattgttattattaataaaaaggtGAAATCATCATAAGTATAAaaatttcctttatatatattgtcCTTTCTTCAGttttatattatgttattttattatatattatattcaatTTTGATAACACATATCTGCTTATatacttataaatttaaaattgataatggtaaatgaattttttttttttttttgcataatcattttgtgcttcatgatgatgaaaaaataaagaaattattaCTACTAATAAGAAGTCATTAATAGTAATGACAAATAATTATgacactaataaaaataataactagtcaaaaactataataataataataataataataataataattgtagggTTAATGTGCCCAGGAATATGTGTTGGGTTGGCCCAAGAGTATTTgttgggctaaaggcccaatctgaggacactgaatggtccAAGGATGTGAGAATGTCAACCCACAAAATAATACTAAtaggtaaagaagtgatatCTGATCAAGTATATCAAGAAAGTGGTCCGAGGAAGAGTATGTCCTCGGCTATATAAAGCTGAGGTAGGAGAAAGGTTGGTTAACGTCCACAGGCAATAGTCTAGAAGTAACTATAGGTAAAGGTAAGTATGGTAGATATAGAAGATAAGAAGAATGGCAGTGAAAATATCTAAGATACAGCTGTTACCACcgccaccgcattgaatgctctgcaactgtttctctggtcgcattaatggggaagtgatgccTCAGCATCAGAGTTCAACCTTACAGCTGCCTCCAAGGACTTCAGGGTAGgtggataggacaagtatctaaattagtaatctgatccatacgtggaagatggggagaagaaggtagataatataaaaggaaaaggaagatgCTCAGAAGGGGGGATCggagaaaaacagagagaaaaaacTGTACACATCACCATCCATagttgtaatctatctttgaaagagataatacaaatcattatcggcttgtgtccgaggataaaattctttcatataaacagttcTTTGTGTGTAACGTTGTAATCGGGTCCATCATCTTTGTTATCTAACATCACTAGAACCCagatttcaagctcactctctacaaatttcattgtattgcgGGTGTATCCCCTTCTCACTGTGGGGCTTAGGTGCAAATTAtgaccttacaattggcgcccaCCGTGGGGCATCTTGTGTTTTAGGAAGTTTAGCATTATGGTAGGCTTAGTCCACACTGCGCGGAGTCTATAGGGTCCCAGCATAAGGATCACTCCTTACATCTTGAGCAGAAAAGGGATAGAGAGGGCAGTGTGCATACAACACACACTAGTAGGAGTCATTCACGAGGTGGAAGTAGAATTCCTTACGAAGaaaatgctaaggccatgcagaaggagattgaccacctgAAGAAAAAGTTGCGCCATGAAAGGCAAAAGCGAACTCCTTCCTTTTCTGATCCTTCTTCTGAGGACACTAGAGATGACAGCTACAGGCCCAGGTCAAGAACTCCCCCAGATGAGACTTTCTCCTATAGAGAGGACAATCTGCATGAGCGTGGGggtaaaaattctttttccagGGGCTTGgaaaatgatgctatgagtagggcgttacatcaaatctccaagtcacccttcacacgTAGGGTGGAAAAAAGGTAAGCTTCCTCGTCAGTTCACCCAGCTAacattcaccatttataatggccgaacaGATCCTGTagagcatgtgagccattttaatcaaaGGATGGCTGTgcattccaagaatgagactttaatgtgcaaagttTTCCCATCTAGCCTAGGACTTgtggcgatgaggtggtttaatggcttGAGGGCAAGCTTCATTGATTCCTTCATGAAGCTTACTCGGGCATTTGGGTCTCGCTTTATTGCATGTAGCAAAGTTCCTCAGCCTCTGGATTcgttactatccatggccatgtgAGAAGGGGAAACCTTGAAAACGTACTCTGACaggtactgggaaatgtttaatgagatcGATGGTGATTTTAacgatgtagcaataagaaCTTTTAAGGTTGGCCTTCCTACTGAGcacgacttaaggaaatctctgaccaaaaagctTGTCAGGAGTGTACGCCGGCTCAAGAATCGCATTGATGAGTACAAACAGGTtaaggaagatcaacagcaaggtAAGGGAAAGGTAAAGGTCATCCCtcaagagaggagggattttaggtcggacagatacaacagcAACAAGCCTCGAAGAGATTATGTCGGGCAATCTGGTCCTACCATTCCTCAAGTGGTTAATACTGTGTTTCGAGAACCTGTGCATCAGGTGTTGGAGAAAATCCAGaatgaaccatacttcaaatggcccaataagatggcaggggaccccaTGAGGCGTAATCAGAACCTCCATTGCCACTATCATCGAGAGAGGGGTCACACCACTGAAGATTGTAGGACTCTATCGAATCACTTGGAGCAGTTGGTTAAGAAGGGAAGGttaaatcaatttttgtatCGGCCCAATGGGCAGAGAGACCATTCAGGTTTGGTGAACCAGGGGAACACTTCATCAAGGCCTCCTCTAGGTAAgatcaatgttatttttacGGCTTCTAGGAGGACTGGTTCCCGTCCTTCCAGGGTGATGTCTGTAGCATGAACCCTTGCCAAGGATTCTAATTTTGAGCTGAAGAGGACTAAAAGGAATGTCCCACCAATCATAGGTTTCTCGGAGGAAGACAAGCTTGGGACTATCCAACCGCATGACGATGCTTTAGTGGTTACGCTGAGGATAGAGGGCTACGACatgaagagggtgatggttgaccagggtagtggtgcagatattatgtaccctaaCTTGTTCAAGAggctaaatttaaaacttgaggATCTTACAGCTTATGATTCGCCattgataagctttgaagggaaggttgtcataccaaaggggcaaattaggttgcctgtgcaatcaggccCATAAGTGGTAgacgtggatttcattgtggtagatgcCTACTCTCCCTACACGGCCATTGTGGCAAGACGTTGGTTGCATGCTCTGGGTGTCGTGtcctcaactctacatgtcaaaTTCAAGTTTCCATCTGGGGATCAGATCGAGGAACTAATTGGAAGTTAATCTATGGCTAGACAGTGCATGGCTACTGCAATTCTGCAGTAGCCTGGGTCGAAGTCCTCAGCCTCAACTGAGGGGGCCCCATAGCAATCAATGTCTCTGGCCACGCCCAGGGTATCAGCAGTAGAAGAACCTGCATATGAAGAATTAAAGAAGATTCTTATAAACGATGACCctgaaaaattctttcaggtgggaGTTCAGTTGCCACCTTAAGAGAAGGCGGAACTGGTTATGTTTTTAAAGAAGAAtgtggatgtatttgcatggaacgCTTATGAGGCCCCCggggttgatccgagcttcatttatcaccatttgaatgtcaatccgaCTGTGGTGTTGAGAAGGCAACCACCTTGACACTCATCTAAAGAGCATTCTAAGGCCGTTAAGGAAGAGGTACTCAAGCTCAAAAAGGttggtgctatcaaagaggtgttctatcctgaatggttggctcatacagtggtagtgaagaagaagaatgggaagtggagagtatgcgtagacttcacagacttgaacaaggcttgtcctaaagattctttctCAATGTCTCGTATAgatcagctagtggatgctattgttgggcatcctcggatgagttttttggatgtttTTCAAGGTTAttaccaaatacctttggctttgggtgatcaggagaagacaacctttgtcactcctacaaggaattatcattataaggtgatgccttttggtttgaagaacgcaggagctACCTATCATAGGATGATGACCAAAATGTTTGAGCCACAACTGGAAAAGACTATTGAAATGTATGTGgctgacatggtggtgaaaagtaaaatgGCTTCTGTGCATGTGGAAGACCTAAATGATACTTTTCAGACGCTAAGgaggtacaagttgcgccttaacgcttTCAAGTGTTTTTTAGTAAGGGACCTGGTAAatttctaggttatatggtAATTCATCGGGGAATTAAAGTTAACCCTGTGCAAGTCAAAGCAATTAATGGCTTACAGCAacctcggaatccaaaagaAGTTCAGAGATTGACAGGGATGACTGCTGCCCTAAACCGGTTTATTTCTCGGTTCGCAGATaggtgcaggcctttcttccagttgctgaataagtggaagagatttgaatggaccgaggagtgtgctttagcttttcaacaacttaaggagTATCTTTCACGACCACCTATTATGTCTTGGCCAAAGGTTGATAAAGTTTTGTTCGCGTATATTGCTATGGCTAGTCATGCCGTTAGCTTGGTTCTGGTACAGGTTGATAACAGGGTGCAAAAGCCAGTTTATTACATGAGAAAATCTTTACATAAGGCCGAGATGCATTATTTACCATTGGAAAAGGCGATTCtagcagtggtgcatgctacgtgtaaacttccccattacttccaatctcatacaattgttattttaactcaacttcctcttaagTCTATACTTTGGAGTGCTGACTATATAGGAAGGATTGCCAAATAAGGTACCATcttaggggcttttgatatcaagtatatgccttgCACCTCCATGaaaggccaggtccttgctgatttggtggcggaGTTTGTTGAGCCTTCATTGAAAGAGAACGCTAAGAGATTGgatatggatgaaaaatcagttggcatgatttcgTGCAAGGAACCTTTGatatggaaagtgtatgttgatggagcagcgaatcaaagaggatctggtgtggggCTAGTTCTGGTGTCCCatgagggaattacttttgagaaatccttgagacTGGGGTTCTtggccaccaacaatgaggcagaatatgaagcttTACTGGTCGGAAtggatatggttcagaaaatgggtgGAAAAACAGTGCAAATATTCTCTGATTCACAATTAGTGGTGGGCCAGGTGGAAGGAAAGttagaggctagagatccaagaatgcaagagtatctAACTCGGGTCAggtatttacaatcaaaatttgaatcttttaccTTGTTACATGTCTCCAGGAGTATGAATACCCATGCTGACTCCCTAGCCACCCTTGCGACATCCTCGGCACAAGGCTTACCTTGAGTCATCCTTATTGAAGATTTGTGCAAACTCGCTGGAACGAATAGTGACACCATTTGGATTCATCAAATTGgagtgggacctagttggatagATCATATAGTGTCATTCCTTAAAAATGATATCTTTCCCGAATAGAAGTTTGAAGCAGATAAAGTACGCAAAAAAGTACCTCGGTTCTAGCTGTCTGAGGACCAGAAGTTGTACAAATGCTctttttcaggaccatatttgttGTGTATACACCCTGAAACAACGGaattacttttggaagagttacatgaagaaatttgtggaagtcacacaggaggaaggtctttatctcatagagctcttacataggggtattggtggcccaatatgcagagagaggcacAGGATTATACAAAGtagtgtgatcaatgtcagagatTTGCTCCCAGCATCCATCAACCAAGGGGTGTCCTTAACcctctgtctagtccttggccttttgctcaatggggcttggacattgtaggccTTTTCCTAAAAGCAGCAGGGAATAGGAAGTGGTTGCTCGTTGGCActgattatttcactaaatgggttaaAGTTGAGCCATTGTCaaacattagggatgtggatgcaaagaagtttgtttggaaaaatattatcaccaggtttgggattcctcatactctcatttcaaaTAACGGcctgcaatttgatagtaaggccttcgGAAGGAATTGTTGTGATCTAgacatcacgaatagatattccacttcAGCTTATTCGCAagggaatgggcaagccgaggctgtcaataaagttatagttaatgggctcaagaaaGACTAGATGATGCAAAGGGGAAGTGAGTGGAAGAATTGCaacatgttttgtggacgtatcaaACTACACCTCGAAGATCCACTAGAGAGACAcaattctctatgacttatggagctgaggTTGTAATCCCTCTGGAAACTGggtttttaacattgaggacgAGCTCTTTCGTCCCAAGCAGTAATGACAGTTTATTGGAAAAAGCATAGACCTAGTTGAAGAACAGCGAGAAAATGCCATGGTCCAGTTAGCTTATTATTAGCACAAACTTAAACAAGGATATGATTCCCATatgaaactaaggccacttgcacctagAGATATGCCattgaggaaagttttgggtactgctaagaacccagcatggggaaaattgggacaTAATTGGGAAGAACCTTATCGTATCACTTCGGTAGCTGGCAGAGGGGCGTATTATCttgaagatttagatgaaaaggtTGTACGACGtccctagaatgtaaataacctacgaaggtattattattaatgaaaagcaTTTCTGTCATCTTCTTTTTGTTGACATTGTGTTACATTGATTactatttttctaagtatcaaattgaaactaagtcatgcctagctcctcggaccacataccttgtaaaaatttgatattttattaagtgttgaacagaaccttagttatgtctggtcctcggatcatctactttggagaaattaacacttcagttcttttttctaagtatcaaactgagacttggtcatgcttggctcctcggaccacatactttgtataaat
This genomic stretch from Castanea sativa cultivar Marrone di Chiusa Pesio chromosome 1, ASM4071231v1 harbors:
- the LOC142631016 gene encoding uncharacterized protein LOC142631016, whose protein sequence is MFNEIDGDFNDVAIRTFKVGLPTEHDLRKSLTKKLVRSVRRLKNRIDEYKQVKEDQQQGKGKVKVIPQERRDFRSDRYNSNKPRRDYVGQSGPTIPQVVNTVFREPVHQVLEKIQNEPYFKWPNKMAGDPMRRNQNLHCHYHRERGHTTEDCRTLSNHLEQLVKKGRLNQFLYRPNGQRDHSGLVNQGNTSSRPPLGKINVIFTASRRTGSRPSRVMSVA
- the LOC142631006 gene encoding metalloendoproteinase 2-MMP-like, which translates into the protein MAKNLLYISKASLVLLIQFLVIQSVSFTNAKRIPEFFKSLKDVEESQKDDEFDEALEFAIKTYQTFFHLNVTGKLDTDTIKEMSLPRCGVPDIINGSLTQPEFAFMPGVPKWPYYMRNLKYAFESTATPNLKLYEIKAGCSYGFGQWARFSDFKFEFTDNVRDADMIIGFHRGDHGDGMPFDGRGGELAHAMPPTNGRLHFDADENWTIGANVGPNQVDFMGVSLHEVGHLLGLDHSRIESSIMYPRIVEGVKKRGLSSDDMEGLLSLYSS